DNA from Candidatus Hydrogenedentota bacterium:
GAAGACCCAGGTGTCGCAGGCACAGTGGAAGGCGGTCACGAGGAGCCATCCGTCGGAATTCCAGGGAAACCACTTGCCGGTGGAGTGCGTAAACTGGAACGACTGCCGGGGATTCATTCAAAAGTTGAACGCGCAGAGTGAAGGGGTGTTTCGCCTCCCCACGGAAGCCGAGTGGGAGTATGCGTGCCGTGCGGGGACCACAACTGCGTATTGCTTTGGCGATGACGCATCGAACCTGGGCGACTACGCCTGGTATGACGAGAACAGCGAGCGCACGGCGCATCCGGTCGGCCGGAAGAAGCCCAACGGCTGGGGCCTCCATGACATGCATGGCAACGTCTGGGAATGGTGCGAAGACTTGGTTGTGTACCCCACAGACGTCAAAGGCGCCCCCTCAGGAGACTGCCGCGCGGTGCGGGGCGGGTCCTGGAGTGATTTTCCCAGAGCGTGCCGCTCGGCGAACCGGCCCAGCCATTTTCCGTTCAGCCGCCGCAACAACTGTGGGCTTCGATTGGCACGGAATCCGTAGGCTGGTCTACCCAATGGCCCTTTTGTCCTCTCGCCTCCAGGGACCTATGAGATAGCTTGACACGCGTCGACATCTGCAATTCGAAGCCGTGCGACTGAGTTCAGGAGCCAAAAACAACACAATCAGGCGCCATGGGCTGAGGATAGATTCCAGAGGAGGATGGGCTGTCTTTTCCAAACGAAAGAGAGCATGATGCCCGCAGATTGAAACACGGTCTTGGGTCCGTCCCAAAAACGGAAGCGAAACGCGACCCAGTTCATCGGACACCGTTATGACCTGGAGCGAATACTCTCACCATACGTATTGCCTCACTGGAATTTTGGTCTCATCGGAACTTGTTTGATCAAATAGGCAGGCCATCCAAGAGATGGCCTTCCCTTTCCGCCAGCGGATGGTTATGTTGCCCGATCAAGTGCTAGTTGCGAGAGATGCTCAGGCTGTTTGGCACGAACACTCTCTATTTCAATCGGGCCAGAGCAGTAAAGGGCGAGCAGCGCCATGATGAAAGGGCGTCCACTATGAAGAGGACATGGAAATACACTGTGGGGGCCGGTTTATTGGCTGTAACCGGTACGCTAGCGGGTTGTGCGACGACCTCAGAACTCTCTACAGCAAGCAACTGTTCTGGGGCGTTCGTGGAACCCTCGACCAGGACGGCGGCGCGGGAGAACTCTGAGAGACAACAGGTCAAGACATCGAACAAGATGTCCGCGGAAGAGCATGACAAGCTTCTCGAGGAGTACCAGCGCTTGAAACGGAGATTCTGAGGCCACGGCCTGAGTATGAAATCTAACATTCCTTCCTGGGAATCCGGCCGCGCACGGCCTATAATGCCGTTCTTGTCCGGCCCAACGAGGGAAGGAATGTGAGAATGAGGCAAAACTCTCCCCCCGAACCCGCAGGCAAATGCTCAATGGCCTGCGGGTGTTCCGTTGACCGGCGCACGTTTGTGAAGGCCGCTGGAGGCGGCGCATTGACTTTGCTGGCCTCGCGATTGCCTGCGATGGCAGGGCCGTTCGAAGCTGCGGATTTCGGGAAGCTCGTGCCACCCGACAAGAAACTCAGCGCGGACTGGGTCAAGTCGTTGTATGCGCGGGGCACGCCGACAGTCTACCGGGGCGAGGAGTTGAGGTACATCGGTATGCCGGTTGGGGGAATCTGCGCCGGACAACTCTACCTTGGCGGCGACGGCACACTGTGGCACTGGGACATTTTCAATCAGCCAATTGGTACGGGCGCCGGCCACTACGCGCATCCCATGGAGCCGGCGTCGTCAGTCGAGCAGGGCTTCGTGCTGAAGATTGGCGATCGTATCCACGCGCTGGACCGTACAGGGTTTGCCGATGTTCGTTTCCGCGGCGAGTATCCGATTGGCATCGTGGAATATCGCGACCCGGCATTGCCGGCAGAAGTAATATTGGAGGCCTATTCTCCGTTCATCCCGCTCAACGCCGATGATTCCAGCCTTCCAGTCACGATTATGCAGTTGACGGTCAAGAATACCAGCGCCGAAGCATTGGATGTGGAATTGACCGGGCGGTTGGAGAACGCGGTTTGCCTCTACCACCGCGGCCTTGCCGGCAAACGCCGCAACCGGATTGTGCGCACCAGCGGGCTTACGTTTCTAGACTGTTCCGCCGAGAAGAGCGACCAGCCCGCTGAAGCGCCAGAGCCCGACGTGGTCTTCGAGGATTGGGCCAAAGAGGATTACGACGGTTGGACCGTGGAGGGAACCGCGTTCGGCACAGGGCCCATCCTGAAACCGGCGATTCCCGACTACCAGGGAGACGTAGGCGGCGATACCGAGCGAGTCGTCAACTCGCACGCCACCGCGCCGGGCGGGGACGTCGCCGCAAAGGACGAAGCGATTGGCAAGCTGACGAGTCGTCCCTTCAAGATCGAACGCCGGTTCATTCGGTTCTGGATCGGCGGCGGCAATCACCAAGGCAAGACCTGTTTAAACCTGGTGATCGACGGAAAGGTCGTTCTCACGGCCACCGGCCAGGCGAATAACCGGATGTCGCTCCAAAGCTTCGACGTGCGCAAACTAAAGGGCCAGGAAGCCGTCATCGAAATCGTGGACGCCGAGAGTGGCGGGTGGGGCAACATCGGCGTCGGCAGGATCACATTTACCGATGAGTCCCTCGAAACCGGCGAGCTGGAAGAAATGCCCGACTTCGGAACCATGGGGCTTGGGCTGCTCGGGGACCTGCCTGACCAGATCTCCGGCGAGGCAGCCGCGCCGCTGGACGACAAGCTGGTCGGCGAAATCGGCCGCAGGTTGAGGCTCGACGCCGGGCAATCCGCCGCGGTGACGTTCATTCTGGCCTGGCACTTCCCGCACTTGACGATGGACAAGCTACCGGGCGGGCGATTTTACGCGACGCGGTTTGCATCGGCGGCCGCGGTCGCGCAGTACGTGAACGATAACTTCGCCCGTTTGTCGGGCGAGACGAAGCTATGGCGGGACACATGGTATGACTCCACGCTGCCCTACTGGTTCCTGGACCGCACGTTTCTGAACACTTCCATTCTTGCCACGTCAACGTGCCACCGGTTCAAGGACGGACGATTCTACGGTTGGGAAGGAGTCGGCTGCTGTGCCGGCACATGTGGACACGTTTGGCAGTACGCCCATGCTGTCGCGCGGCTATTCCCGGTGTTGGAACGCGACACGCGCGAACGGGTGGACTTCGGTCTGGCGCTCGCGCCGGATGGCGCCATCCGGTTCCGCGGCGAGCACAACGATATTCCAGCAATTGACGCGCAATCCGGGGCCATATTGCGGGCTTACCGGGAGCATCAAATGTCGGCGGACCCGGCGTTCTTGCGCAGGAACTGGGCGAACATCAAACGCGCAATGGAATGGTTGATAGCCAAAGACGCGAACGGCGACGGAATTATCGAGGGCAACCAGCACAACACGCTGGACACGGACTGGTTTGGCCCGGTGGCATGGCTGAGCGGTTTGTACGTCGCCGCATTACGGGCCGCCGAGGAGATGGCGCGCGAGGCCGGCGACACGGAATTCGGGGAGCGGTGCCGGGGCATCTTCGAAAAGGGGCGGCAGAACATCGTCGACCGCCTGTTCGATGGCGAATACTTTATCAACAAGCCTGACCCCATGCACCCCGACGCGATTAACTCGGGCAGCGGTTGCGAGATCGACCAAGTAATGGGCCAGAGCTGGGCTTGGCAAATCGGGCTGGGACGGGTGTTGCCGCAGAAAGAAACGCTGTCGGCGTTGCGTTCGTTATGGCGTTACAATTTTACGCCCGATGTCGGCCCTTACCGGGAGGCGAACAAGCCGGGACGCTGGTATGCGATGCCTGGCGAAGCCGGTTTGTTGATGTGCACTTTCCCGCGTGCAGACTGGAATTATGACCAAGCCAAAGGGAAAGGGGCGGACTGGGCCGCCGGGTATTTCAATGAATGCATGAACGGCTTTGAATATCAGGCCGCCGGGCACATGATCTGGGAGGGCTTGGTGCAGGAAGGGTTGGCGGTAACGCGCGCCGTGCATGATCGGTATGACGCGTCGCGGCGAAACCCCTGGAACGAGATCGAGTGCGGCGACCATTACGCGCGTTCGATGGCCAGCTACGGTGTTTTCCTGGCGGCGTGCGGCTTCGAGTACCACGGACCCAAAGGGCACATAGGCTTTGCGCCACGACTTACACCCGAGAACTTCAAGGCGGCATTCACGAGCGCCGATGGCTGGGGAACGTTCCGCCAGACCATTAGTGACAAGAACCACGAGGCGGAGATTGAGCTACGGCTCGGTACGCTTCACGTGCGGACGCTGGCATTGGCGACAGCGGCGGAACCGCGAATCGTGACGGTGACGGTTGCCGGAGACAAAGCCGCCAACGAACATCGTATGGAGAATGGCCGGCTGCTAATCACCCTGACCGACCCGGCCCGCATCGAAGCTGGAGACAAGATCAACATCGCAATCTCGTAAATAGATGCAGGACGCTTGAAAGGATTCATCGTCCGTTTGAACAAATATAACTCATTCATGCAAAGGGGCTTGCGAACTTTGATGAGGTTCGGAAGAATGGCAGGTATCGGCGAAAGGCTGCCCCGCCTTCTTTCTGCTTTGAATACGCGTCTTGCCTGTGCCGCCTGTCTGTTTTCGCTCGCTCATCTTGCCTATGCCCAAACGCTTACCGTCTGGGACGGCTCGGAATCCAGCCTCTCTGCGTGGTCGGCGCCAACCGGGCTGCGCACATCCATCCTTGATGGCCGCCTCTGCCTGAACATCGAACAGCCCGATTCGCGCATCACGCGCTCCGAAATCACCTGGACCCCCTCGCCGACGGACACGTTTGTGATTAGCTACCGCGCCGAAGGTTTCACCGTCGCAACCACGGCCGGGGAGATTTTCTACCAGAATGACGCGCATGCTTTTGCGGACACGTTCTACGTCAACCTTCCGTCACTCGTGCTGGATGGGCGGCCGCATGAGCTGGTCGTGCCCGTTCGCGACTATCTGAGGTCAGGCATCGGCGATTGGGTTGGAAACGGGCCGATCACGTCGTTGCGCATGGATCTTGTCGACCAGGCTCCTGGGCGCATCGAGATTGAATCCATTCTCCTAAGCGCGAGCGTGCGTGGAATCACGCTTGACGAAATCGAAGCCGCAGCGCAGGTGAAGTATCTGTTCCCGACCAACGCATTCACTCGGCAATCCAATGGTGCGTTCGAACGGAACGTGATTCTCCCCGAGGGCGAATATACGGTTTGGGCGCATTTCCTGGACACCGAACTCGGCCAGCGACAATTGAATGGTTGCACCATCAACGGGGCGCTCGTCGAACCGCCTGCCCTTCCGAAAAGCGGCCAGCATGCGTGGGCAAAAGCCGGCAGTGTTTCCGGCGGCCCTTTACGCCTCGGCATCAACCAGCCGCCGTCCGTCCTCCTTGACGCCATGCTCGTCGCCCGCGGCGCCGAACCTCCTCACGATAAGCCTCTCATCCTTCGGGAAGCGCCCGCGAGCGCCATTATGCCATCCGCTCCGGAGCACAAACCTGGCGAAGACGAGACGCTGCAACCACGGCCTACCGAATGTGTCTCGTGCGAATTCCGAGACGTCGTCAACGCAGGTGAAAACCAGGAGGTCACGTTGGTGTTTCGCTCCGAAACGCCTGTGTCCGCCGGCGAGGTCGTGACCCTCCGTGCTTGTCCGCCCGGGAGCAGTAAGGCGTTACATTCCGTCCAGTGTACGCTGATCGCAGAGCAATGCACGCACAGTGACGATGGCATGGTGACGGTTACAGGCCTCTCCCTGCCCATATCGCGCTGGCTCCCGTCCCTGCCCCTCGAGCTGCGGTTCGAGTTGGACGGCAGGCAACTCACCAAGATGCCCGCAAACCTTATCTTTGCCTATCACAACGACCCGCCCCGCGAAACACTCGAGAGCCATGTCGACGCCTCAGGGAACGTACCCCGGCTGGTCGTCAATGGAAAACCTATCTATCCGTTGATCGGAAACGCGGGCGGTCGCGATATCCCCCGCACGCGCGAAGCGTTCAAGCGTGCGAATTTCAACATCGAATCCAGTTGGATCGATGGCTTGGGCTCCGATCAATGGTGGGTGGGGCCGGATGCGTATGATTTCACGCCGGTAGACGCCAAGATCGTCGAAGCGCTCGACTTCGATCCCGCGCTTTTGGTTCTGCCTATTGTCTGGGCCGCCCCGCCGGATTGGTGGAAGGACGTTTACCCCGATGAGATGGCTCGATTCAGCGATGGGACTACCTGGAACTACTACCGCTCCGCCCACTCGTTCTCGTCCGAAATCTGGAAGCGCGACGCGGCCGCCGCCCTCTCGGCTTTCGTGCACCACGTTGAATCCATGCCCTACGCTTCGCGCGTGCTCGGCTACTGGATTATCGGCGGCGTCTCGGCGGAATGGCAGGGTTGGGGCTGCCATGCCTCGCACGAGAATGGGCATCTCATGGATTACAGCCCACCCGCGCAGGCCGCATTCCGTGCATTCCTTCAACGCGCGCATCCCGATCGCGCCGCGCAGTTCGCCACTGCGCAAGTTCCATCTATCGAGCAGCGCCTGGCCAGCGAGCTGGGGATGTTTCGCGATCCGGCCGCCGCGCAGATGGTCATCGACTACGACGCATATTATTCCGAGAGCGTCGTCGACGGCATGCTCCATTGCCTGCACGCCGTTAAAGAGTCCTGCGGACGCAAGAAGATCACGGGCGTCTATTTTGGCTATTCAATGGAATACGCCAACATGAGCTGGGCGCACCACATGAGCGGGCATAACTCCCTGCGCAAAGCGCTCGATTCGCCGGATATCGACTTCTTCTCCGCGCCGCCGAGCTACGCCGTCCGCAAACTGGGTGAAGACCAATCCTGGATGTGGCCGTTCAGGGCCATGCAGAAGGCCGGCAAGCTGGTGTGGGTTGATGACGACACGCGCACATACTTGTCGGGGGAGTGTGGCTATTCGCCGTTGATCAACCCGGAGGAAACAAGGGAGGGACTGCGCAGAAACTTCGCCAAGGTCTTGTGCCGCCTGTGCCCCCTGGGGTATCTGCCGATTGAATCCGGTTTGGAACTCGATGACGCCGGTGTGGCGCACGATATCCGCATCATCCGGCGTGCCGGTGAACTTGCGCTGGCGAACAATGTCGAGCGCCACCCCGAAATCGCGGTCGTCATAGACGAAGACAGCGTCAAGTACCTCAAATACGATGCCGAGCGGCTGCCCTCCGGCGAGGTCGACCGCATCATCGGTTGGAACGGCAACGTTGCCAACACGCCCCGCAGTGTCAACACCCTCACGGGCGACCTTATCAGCTATCAGCGCGACCGCATCGCGCGTATCGGCGCGCCCGTTGACTACCTGCTGTTCAGCGACCTCCCGAAGTACGAGCACGTCTACAAGCTGTTCATCATGTTGAGCTGTCTTCAATACGACGAAGCCGAATTGCAGGCCGTCCGCGACAAACTCCAGGCCAAGCCCGCGACAGTCCTCTGGTGTTACGCGCCCGGGTTCATCCACGAAGGAACGGCCACTGTGCAGAACATGGAGGCGCTGACCGGCATAAGCCTTGCCATGCTGGACGCCCCTTCGTCGCCGCAAACGAACATTGTCGATCTCACGACGCCGTTTTGCGGACCGGCTCTGGATTCAACGACCTTCGGTGTCGAATACGCCTTCGCACCGCTATTCCACGTGGTTGACGACCGCGCAATGGCTCTCGGGCGGTATTGTGATACCGGCAAGATTTCACTCGCGGTGAAACAGGTTGGCGTTTCCACCTCCATCTTCTGCGGCTCCAACAAACTAAGCGCCGGCCTCCTGCACAGTATTGCTGGAGCCGCGGGCGTCCACCTCTATAGTGACAGCCTTGAGCCCTGCGACGCCAATGATCGGTTCGTCTATCTGCACAGTTCCCAAACCGGACCAAAAGCCGTCGCACTGAGACAACCCGGCGACGTTATCGACGTCTACGAAGGCAAGCTCTTGTTCGAAAACGTCGACCACTTCACCATAGACATGCCGTTGGAAACCACAAAGCTCTTCTACATCGGCGACGGGGACGCGTTTATGAGGTTCATGGACTACCCGTCTCTGTGAGAACCGCATTTCGCGGAGGGATGCGCTGGGAGGCTGCGGTTTCCCCCGCAGGTTCAAAAGACTCAGCCGGGCTTCAAATCCCTTTCTCAGCATGACGGAAGGCCGGTGAGCCGGACGAGATTTGAACGTATCAAGCGGAGACACGGCTCGGCGCGTACGGCTCAGAGTGACGCCGTGGAAACGAGAATACCGTTGTCTGCAGGAATGTCCCGGCGCTATGCGTGCAACCAGGCTAGAATCCGTGCCTCGTCATCATCCTTCCAGGGCACGACGTCTTCGGGTTTGAGGTCGTCCCACCCGCTGAAGATGCGCGCCATGGTTTCCTTGTAGGTCTTGGCTTTCTGCTGCTCGTCACGCCACTGAGCGAACGATTCGCGATCGTAGGCCTTCACCTTCGCGTCCACAGCCTCATAGTCAACGATGCGGCGCAAGAGCGCATCCATCTCCCCCACAACCGCGGATTCGGTGCCGGCGCGATTCCACACTTCGTCGGGATCGTCCTTCAGGTTGAAGAGTTGCGATGGATGGCCGACATAAACAATATACTTCCAATCGCCTCGGCGAAGCATGAAGGTTCCCGTGTTGAGCGTGGTGTCGTGAAATTCGCTCAAAACCCAGTCTGGCCTGTTGGACGACGTCCCGATCAGTTCCGGCATCAACGAATGACCGTCCAGTCCGTCCGGGGCGGCGATGTTGGCCATGTCCATCAGCGTGGGATAGATATCCACGAGCGATACGGGCGCCGTCACCTCGGAGCGGCGCTGCACGTCAGGGCCCGCAATAATCAGGGGAACACGCGCCGATGATTCATAGTGGTTCATTTTGTAGAACTGGCGGTGTTCGAGGGCGTTTTCGCCGTGATCGCTCGTGAAGATCACGTACGTGTTGTCCGCGAGGCGCGTGCGCTCCAGCGCCGCGAGAATCTCGCCTGACATCGTATCGACCTCGGCGCACATGGCGTAGTAGGTGCGCCTGACGCGCTGCACCATGTCCTCCGAGAAACCGTGCATCCAGTTCTTGACCGCACGCTGATAGGCCATGACGGGGTGATCTTGTCTGTCCGCCGGAGGAATCGTTACACCGCGCTCGTCAATCAACGCATAATACCTGTCCGAAGTCATGAACTTGGGATGCGGCGCGCTGACCCCCAGGTAGAGCAGGAAGGACTTTTCCGGCGACTCGGCGGCATCTTCGAGCCACGCTACGGCGCGCTCCGTGTTCTCCCAGTCCTTTAGATGCACCCGCGCCTCGCCGCCTGCGACCAACTCGGGACCGGCCATTCGGTACTGAGGCCGCGCAATATCCGCCGACCGCGTCCATGCGGACACGCGTGCCCGGACTGAGTGCGCTCCGGATAGATAGTCTTCTTTTCCGTAGGTCTGTGTGCGATATCCCGCCGCATCGAGTTGCGTGCGGAATGTCGCATCATTTGGAGACAGTCCCTTGTAGTTGTTCCATCCTTCACAATGATAGGTGTGCCGCCCGCTCCACATGCTCGCCCGCGACGGACAACAAATTGGATTGTTGCAGTAGGCGTTTCGGAACAGAACCCCGCGATCAGCCAACGCATCCAGGTTGGGCGTGGCTTTGCGCATGGCGGGATGGCCCATGCATCCGAGCACACGGCCGTCCCAGCTGTCGGTCTGGATAAACACAATGTTGGGCCGCCGCGATGCACGGTCTGCAGGGACACTCGGCACAGCACCCGATGCCAACACCGTCGAAGCCGCCAAACCTGCTTTCTTCAAGAACTCTCTACGACCCAGGCTGCCAGCCGCCATTGTCCAGTCCTCCTCAACGAGGCAAAAAACGCCATCGGATATCCCCGATTATCGATTGTCCAGTCAGACTTCCTCTACAACCTTCATTCCAGTCAAATGGGCGAGATGGCGGATCGTTCGGGTGTGGTCGCCGTAGTACGCCACCCGGTGCAACGAGGCATAGTAGTCCTTGGCGCTCTCGCCCAGGGCCCCGCCGCCCCAGTTTTCGAGCAGTTTGTCGGCGTCGTTTACCTCGGCGGCGATTTCCGTCCGGCAACCGCGCTCTTCACCTTTGGGAACCTTGGGAACTTCGATGATCTTTCCTGTAAACATCAACAGGGTGTCAAGATGGACCAGTTTGGTGAAGGTGACTGTCTGCCCGATGCGATAATGCACCTCGGTCACCGCACCGCCACGGACCTCCGCATGCCTCCGAAGCAGGTAGGGCGACCTGGGGCTCTCAGGGCCTTCCATTCGCAACGGAGCCGAGCAGTGAGAGAGGTGAAACGCGTTCTTGGACGTATCCACGCCCGCCGCATTGCCAAGGAAACCGGCCCGGTTCAGCGCGTGCCGGAAGATCAGCATTGTGAGGAGGCAGTCCATGTCCCCGTCGCAGGCCGCGGGGATGCCCCGGTCGTTAAGACGTGAAAAGCCCAGGCATGGAAAACCGCGCTCGAGCCAGCGCATACACGTCCCGACGCATAGTCCGTCAGCATGGTTTTCGGCGATCAACTGGTCCAGAGTCAGGCTTGCCCTGGCGGCCTTGATTACGTCTTCGCGAGCCGGTTCGACGATACTCTCGGCCTCGTCGAGCCACGTTTTCGCCTCGGTCTCCGCGGCGGCGGCGTCCACCTTCGCCATTACCTCGTCGTAACGCCCTTCGGCGATCTGCACGAGTTCGACCCCGAGCCGTTCTTTTACCTTATCCGGCGCATAGGACTCGGGCGTGCCCTTGAACGGCGGGGAAACGAGTACCCGGCTTCGCCGCAATAGCGGAGCCACCCTCAGCAATGCCGCTGCCCGCTCCAGGTCGTCGTAGTCGGTGCTGTTATACAGCGTGATCCGCTGTCCTTCCTCGCGCCACGGCTTCACCAGGCACCAGTCGTGCCCGCCAACGACAGGGAGGTGAAACAGAGCCACTGGCCGGCGCTGTTCGAAGATCGTTGGCATGACTCTTTTCGGGCCGAAGATGTCCGCGCTGATTGCCAGCACGGGAGCGTCGGGACCCGCTTCGTAGAGCAACCGACCGGTCTGCTCGGCATTACTCGCTTGGCCGACGACGAATTCCACGTTGCCAAGGTTCTTCTCTGCTTCGGCCAGGCGCTTCCGCACGGCCGTGATCTCCGCTTCTGACGGGGTCCAACTGCGCTCCCCCGGCTCACCAGCAATAATGGCGCAAATGCGAACCTTGGAATTGGCAACGGACGCGGAACTTGACGTTTCGGAGGCGGCCGCCAAATGGCCCGTTGCCAGCGCTATCCCGCTCACCGCGCTTGCCCCCAGAAACTGCCGGCGTGTGCAATGCGTACACATAAACCATCCCTCCTCTTTTGTCGCCGGCCGGCGCGGACCGCGCGCCGATGTCTCGGCGCCGGAACCCGGCTTGTCGTACGTCCCCTCATTCATCCGACGTTTCCTGCGCGGACCTTGACGGATCCCTGAATGTAAGCTGTGGCAATCGATGGCAATAATAAGAATGCCCTGTAGCCATTTGAGCAGAAGTCCCGGTTGGATCTCAAACTCCGGGCTCGATAGACGGCACAGGCAGAATGTCCCGCAGTCGATACACTTCATCATCGCTGGCTCTCTCGCCGATTTTCAGAAGAGACCCCGGCTCCATGGCGATCGCAGCATCCGACCTATGCTGAGACAAGCCCGGTCGAATCCGCTGTGAGCCAGAGGCGCCCCCCCTGCCCCGCCAACAGGCTCGGAGATGGCATGGATCGGAATGAGCCAGGAACCGTCCTCGATGTGCAGCGCCGGGGGACGTGAAAACGCTGAACGCTCTCAACGTCGAGCGAGCGCCTCGTAGTACTCGCGGTCGAATCGTGCAAGCTCGTCGGGAAACTGGCGCCACATGCGGCTTTGCCGCCACAGCCGTGCGTGATTTCGAAGAGCGGCCTCGATATGCGCCGAGGTCGGAACCACGAACTGGTAACCCGACGCTCCCGTGGACCCGTAGTAGCACCACATGCCGACACTGTTGCTGATCTGATGCCCGCTGACCGAGTACCGAAGGAAGGGATCGAGCTCAGAATCGCCGCGTCCCGCTTCGCCGCGCAGGCAGAAGTCCGCGTACGCAAAGACAAACGGGAGGTACACGTCCACGCTGCCGAATGGGTCGGTGCTCGAGTGCAGGTATAGAATCTTGTCTCCCAACAACGCCCGCGCCTGCCGCATGGACTGATACCCGACCCGAAAATCGTCGCGCAGCGGACACCACCCATCGAAATACAGCCCGTCCAGCTGGTACTGGTTCAAGACGCGTTCAAACTCGCCAAGCAGGTCAGGCGCGCTCGAATAGTAAGGGATGCAGTACACGACCACCTGAAGGCCGACTTGATGCGCGTCATCCAACATCCGCACGAAGGCGTCCGGGTCCATGGGCTCATGACGATCCGTTTCCCACGGCTTCGGATGGGCGTAGGAGCCGCCCGGGGGATCTTCGACCCATTCCGGCGCATCCCTCCAGATCTCTTCGTGCAATGCGAGAATCTGGCAATGCTGCGCTATCTCTTCGAGCGACGCCCGCGACGCGTAGCGTTCCGTGATCTCATTATCCTTGAGGAGATAATACAGAATGTCGTGCGATATCGACTGGCCGATTCGTTTTGGATTCTCGGAGCGGGGCGGACACAGCGACACCCACAGTTCGTCCCATCGCGCGAGATGACAGCGGAAAGACCAGGGCTTTTCCTTGTCGAGGAACTCTGTTGGACGCGGCGGGAT
Protein-coding regions in this window:
- a CDS encoding formylglycine-generating enzyme family protein — translated: MNAPKDSHPGDGDKTDSPRAEASPCPDAPEPMAEPHPEAGAVHAFAGMDFVWVPPGTFLMGSPLGEEDRYEDEVQHQVAIPEGFWLGKTQVSQAQWKAVTRSHPSEFQGNHLPVECVNWNDCRGFIQKLNAQSEGVFRLPTEAEWEYACRAGTTTAYCFGDDASNLGDYAWYDENSERTAHPVGRKKPNGWGLHDMHGNVWEWCEDLVVYPTDVKGAPSGDCRAVRGGSWSDFPRACRSANRPSHFPFSRRNNCGLRLARNP
- a CDS encoding GH116 family glycosyl hydrolase, with translation MRQNSPPEPAGKCSMACGCSVDRRTFVKAAGGGALTLLASRLPAMAGPFEAADFGKLVPPDKKLSADWVKSLYARGTPTVYRGEELRYIGMPVGGICAGQLYLGGDGTLWHWDIFNQPIGTGAGHYAHPMEPASSVEQGFVLKIGDRIHALDRTGFADVRFRGEYPIGIVEYRDPALPAEVILEAYSPFIPLNADDSSLPVTIMQLTVKNTSAEALDVELTGRLENAVCLYHRGLAGKRRNRIVRTSGLTFLDCSAEKSDQPAEAPEPDVVFEDWAKEDYDGWTVEGTAFGTGPILKPAIPDYQGDVGGDTERVVNSHATAPGGDVAAKDEAIGKLTSRPFKIERRFIRFWIGGGNHQGKTCLNLVIDGKVVLTATGQANNRMSLQSFDVRKLKGQEAVIEIVDAESGGWGNIGVGRITFTDESLETGELEEMPDFGTMGLGLLGDLPDQISGEAAAPLDDKLVGEIGRRLRLDAGQSAAVTFILAWHFPHLTMDKLPGGRFYATRFASAAAVAQYVNDNFARLSGETKLWRDTWYDSTLPYWFLDRTFLNTSILATSTCHRFKDGRFYGWEGVGCCAGTCGHVWQYAHAVARLFPVLERDTRERVDFGLALAPDGAIRFRGEHNDIPAIDAQSGAILRAYREHQMSADPAFLRRNWANIKRAMEWLIAKDANGDGIIEGNQHNTLDTDWFGPVAWLSGLYVAALRAAEEMAREAGDTEFGERCRGIFEKGRQNIVDRLFDGEYFINKPDPMHPDAINSGSGCEIDQVMGQSWAWQIGLGRVLPQKETLSALRSLWRYNFTPDVGPYREANKPGRWYAMPGEAGLLMCTFPRADWNYDQAKGKGADWAAGYFNECMNGFEYQAAGHMIWEGLVQEGLAVTRAVHDRYDASRRNPWNEIECGDHYARSMASYGVFLAACGFEYHGPKGHIGFAPRLTPENFKAAFTSADGWGTFRQTISDKNHEAEIELRLGTLHVRTLALATAAEPRIVTVTVAGDKAANEHRMENGRLLITLTDPARIEAGDKINIAIS
- a CDS encoding sulfatase-like hydrolase/transferase, whose product is MAAGSLGRREFLKKAGLAASTVLASGAVPSVPADRASRRPNIVFIQTDSWDGRVLGCMGHPAMRKATPNLDALADRGVLFRNAYCNNPICCPSRASMWSGRHTYHCEGWNNYKGLSPNDATFRTQLDAAGYRTQTYGKEDYLSGAHSVRARVSAWTRSADIARPQYRMAGPELVAGGEARVHLKDWENTERAVAWLEDAAESPEKSFLLYLGVSAPHPKFMTSDRYYALIDERGVTIPPADRQDHPVMAYQRAVKNWMHGFSEDMVQRVRRTYYAMCAEVDTMSGEILAALERTRLADNTYVIFTSDHGENALEHRQFYKMNHYESSARVPLIIAGPDVQRRSEVTAPVSLVDIYPTLMDMANIAAPDGLDGHSLMPELIGTSSNRPDWVLSEFHDTTLNTGTFMLRRGDWKYIVYVGHPSQLFNLKDDPDEVWNRAGTESAVVGEMDALLRRIVDYEAVDAKVKAYDRESFAQWRDEQQKAKTYKETMARIFSGWDDLKPEDVVPWKDDDEARILAWLHA
- a CDS encoding twin-arginine translocation signal domain-containing protein yields the protein MNEGTYDKPGSGAETSARGPRRPATKEEGWFMCTHCTRRQFLGASAVSGIALATGHLAAASETSSSASVANSKVRICAIIAGEPGERSWTPSEAEITAVRKRLAEAEKNLGNVEFVVGQASNAEQTGRLLYEAGPDAPVLAISADIFGPKRVMPTIFEQRRPVALFHLPVVGGHDWCLVKPWREEGQRITLYNSTDYDDLERAAALLRVAPLLRRSRVLVSPPFKGTPESYAPDKVKERLGVELVQIAEGRYDEVMAKVDAAAAETEAKTWLDEAESIVEPAREDVIKAARASLTLDQLIAENHADGLCVGTCMRWLERGFPCLGFSRLNDRGIPAACDGDMDCLLTMLIFRHALNRAGFLGNAAGVDTSKNAFHLSHCSAPLRMEGPESPRSPYLLRRHAEVRGGAVTEVHYRIGQTVTFTKLVHLDTLLMFTGKIIEVPKVPKGEERGCRTEIAAEVNDADKLLENWGGGALGESAKDYYASLHRVAYYGDHTRTIRHLAHLTGMKVVEEV